The Acidicapsa acidisoli genome contains a region encoding:
- a CDS encoding antitoxin VbhA family protein: MNMAVDKPLSQLNGEDLERNLRAVDHAIAQQSLEGLTVSESTVEDMRRAARGEIRADDVIANIYARFEHVPILRR, encoded by the coding sequence ATGAACATGGCAGTCGATAAACCTCTATCACAACTCAACGGCGAGGATTTGGAACGCAATCTACGGGCGGTCGACCATGCCATCGCGCAGCAATCGCTTGAGGGTTTGACGGTTTCTGAGTCGACTGTTGAAGACATGCGACGGGCCGCGCGGGGTGAAATCCGCGCAGATGATGTTATCGCCAATATCTACGCAAGGTTCGAGCATGTCCCGATACTCAGGCGATGA
- a CDS encoding Fic/DOC family protein → MSRYSGDDTYLDPASGVLKNRFGIVDAAILEMTEADLVAARSRELAQSPLPGQFDLKHLQAIHRYLFGDLYDWAGELRTVDISKNDNMFAHHAHIASAAKSILERLAAEKCLTGLSRDEFSSRAAYYFGEINALHPFREGNGRTQREFISHLAQANGYYVAWEDVRPAEMLQALMESFRGNLSRLTAILRENLH, encoded by the coding sequence ATGTCCCGATACTCAGGCGATGACACTTACCTCGATCCAGCCTCAGGCGTACTGAAGAATCGGTTCGGGATTGTTGACGCAGCTATCCTTGAAATGACCGAGGCTGATCTGGTCGCGGCCCGCTCGCGTGAATTGGCGCAGAGCCCACTGCCGGGGCAATTCGATCTCAAGCATCTGCAGGCGATTCATCGTTATCTCTTCGGCGATCTCTATGACTGGGCTGGAGAATTGCGCACTGTCGATATCAGCAAGAATGACAATATGTTCGCCCACCATGCTCACATCGCGAGTGCCGCGAAGTCGATCTTAGAACGACTCGCCGCCGAGAAATGCCTGACAGGGCTCTCCCGCGACGAGTTTAGTTCGCGAGCTGCGTACTACTTCGGGGAAATCAACGCTCTCCATCCTTTTCGCGAGGGCAACGGAAGAACGCAGCGAGAATTCATCAGCCATTTGGCTCAGGCGAACGGCTATTACGTTGCCTGGGAAGATGTCAGACCTGCGGAGATGCTGCAAGCCTTGATGGAATCTTTTAGAGGAAACCTGTCGAGGTTGACCGCAATTCTTCGAGAAAATCTACATTAG